A genomic window from Camelina sativa cultivar DH55 chromosome 2, Cs, whole genome shotgun sequence includes:
- the LOC104740328 gene encoding WW domain-binding protein 11-like, with the protein MKTTKGGKVMNPTDAFRKEQRKREIKRNKKERQKVREVGILKKDPEQIKEQIRKLDMSKAEGALDKARKHKKRQLEDTLKMVVKKRKEYDEKKKEQGEATTSVMFSHLPPQRRATGEEDLKPEDSVYYHPTLNPTGAPPPGKPPMYNSSMGTSISSDGASSSGAALSSITDSEDSVLVAPPPLPPLPSLPDGNNTSLPPTTGLTLPHPPFPPPPPGPPPKEQDLVRPPLPPLPPGLSGNEDDGRFPESSDLTFNNHKNANITSVPPPPPPGLPSGLPSNESESVPSECNASSFQNANLSKMVAPPPPPPLHQQHQSTFAGGAASLTNFQTDVHLPPGMHFPPPPPPLNMHPGMLGGHHIPRPPYGPPPGPPPMVRPPLPPGPPPSSFQDGQAMIRPYVPNKPSYVKSAAPTVVRRPLAQHTPELTSMVPASVRVKRESLAVTKPKPKTSMTTSLGFRPRAIASATPVKVESAKTSAASKPQSIDDSYTAFLEDMKALGALDG; encoded by the exons ATGAAGACGACGAAAGGAGGGAAAGTGATGAACCCTACTGATGCTTTTCGCAAGGAGCAACGCAAGAGAGAGATTAAACGT aacaagaaagagagacagaagGTAAGAGAAGTTGGAATTTTGAAGAAGGATCCTGAACAGATCAAGGAACAGATCAGAAAACTTGATATGTCAA AGGCTGAAGGTGCTTTGGACAAagcaagaaaacataaaaagagacAGCTTGAAGATACTCTCAAAATGGTGGTCAAGAAGAGAAAG gaatatgatgaaaaaaagaaggagcAAGGTGAGGCCACAACCTCTGTTATGTTCAG TCATCTACCCCCTCAACGAAGAGCAACCGGCGAAGAGGACTTAAAACCAGAG GACTCTGTTTACTATCACCCTACGTTGAACCCAACTGGTGCACCACCCCCTGGAAAGCCACCAATGTATAATTCATCAATGG GGACTAGTATCTCCTCAGATGGTGCTTCATCTAGTGGTGCTGCATTGTCTTCTATTACCGATTCAGAAGATTCAGTCCTAGTTGCTCCTCCTCCACTTCCCCCACTCCCCTCTCTACCGGATGGGAATAATACTTCTTTGCCACCAACTACGGGCCTTACTTTGCCACATCCACCATTTCCACCCCCACCTCCTGGGCCACCGCCAAAAGAGCAGGATTTGGTTCGTCCTCCCCTTCCTCCACTTCCTCCTGGTCTAAGTGGaaatgaagatgatggtagATTCCCTGAATCATCTGATCTAACCTTCAACAATCACAAG AACGCTAATATAACTTCAGTCCCTCCTCCCCCACCACCTGGCCTTCCATCAGGTCTTCCAAGCAACGAATCTGAGAGTGTTCCTTCAGAATGTAACGCGAGTAGTTTCCAAAATGCTAACCTCTCTAAGATGGTTGCACcacccccaccaccaccattacATCAGCAACATCAATCAACATTTGCAGGAGGTGCTGCTTCACTCACTAATTTTCAAACTGATGTTCATCTGCCTCCAGGAATGCATTTTCCACCTCCACCACCTCCGCTCAATATGCACCCTGGAATGTTGGGTGGTCATCATATCCCAAGGCCACCGTATGGCCCACCGCCTGGACCTCCTCCAATGGTAAGACCACCTCTTCCACCAGGACCACCACCGTCTAGTTTTCAAGACGGTCAAGCAATGATCAGACCATATGTACCAAACAAGCCATCTTATGTGAAATCTGCTGCTCCTACTGTTGTCAGGAGACCACTCGCCCAGCACACACCTGAGCTTACATCAATG gTTCCTGCGTCAGTTCGAGTCAAAAGAGAATCATTAGCTGTGACTAAACCAAAGCCAAAGACATCGATGACAACGAGCTTGGGTTTTAGACCAAGAGCTATTGCTTCTGCTACACCTGTGAAGGTAGAGTCAGCCAAGACATCTGCAGCTTCAAAGCCACAGAGCATTGATGATTCTTACACAGCTTTCTTAGAGGACATGAAAGCTCTTGGAGCACTTGATGGATAA